A single genomic interval of Saccharothrix saharensis harbors:
- a CDS encoding NAD-dependent epimerase/dehydratase family protein, whose amino-acid sequence MGFERAVVTGGAGFLGSHVCEALLKRGTRVVCVDDFRTGSPDNLPDDPRLGVVVQDVAKPLDLLGDVDLVLHLACPASPVDYLRMPVDTLKVGGFGTLHALELARRKNARIVIASTSEVYGDPLEHPQRESYWGNVNPVGPRSVYDEAKRFGEAMTCAFRGEYGVDTGIVRIFNTYGARMRPDDGRMIPTFVRQARAGEPLTVHGDGLQTRSLCHVDDLVRGLLSMAESDHPGPVNLGNPEEVTVLEVARKVIELIGGTSAIEHVDAMTDDPRRRRPDISLARRVLGWQPEIGLDEGLRRSFDRQLVG is encoded by the coding sequence ATGGGATTCGAACGCGCGGTGGTGACGGGTGGGGCCGGGTTCCTCGGCTCGCACGTGTGCGAAGCGCTGCTCAAGCGCGGCACGCGGGTGGTCTGCGTGGACGACTTCCGCACCGGGTCGCCGGACAACCTGCCGGACGACCCGCGGCTGGGCGTGGTGGTCCAGGACGTGGCCAAGCCGCTCGACCTGCTCGGCGACGTCGACCTGGTGCTGCACCTTGCCTGCCCGGCGTCGCCGGTCGACTACCTGAGGATGCCCGTCGACACCCTCAAGGTGGGTGGTTTCGGCACGCTGCACGCGCTGGAGCTGGCTCGGCGCAAGAACGCGCGGATCGTCATCGCCTCCACCAGCGAGGTGTACGGCGACCCGTTGGAGCACCCGCAGCGGGAGAGCTACTGGGGCAACGTCAACCCGGTCGGCCCGCGCAGCGTCTACGACGAGGCCAAGCGCTTCGGCGAGGCCATGACCTGCGCGTTCCGCGGCGAGTACGGCGTGGACACCGGCATCGTCCGCATCTTCAACACCTACGGCGCGCGGATGCGCCCCGACGACGGCCGGATGATTCCCACTTTCGTGCGACAGGCCCGCGCGGGCGAGCCGCTGACCGTGCACGGCGACGGTTTGCAGACCCGGTCGCTGTGCCACGTGGACGACCTGGTGCGCGGCCTGCTGTCGATGGCGGAGAGCGACCACCCGGGTCCGGTGAACCTCGGCAACCCCGAGGAGGTCACCGTGCTGGAGGTCGCGCGGAAGGTGATCGAGCTGATCGGCGGCACGTCCGCGATCGAGCACGTCGACGCGATGACGGACGACCCGCGCCGCCGCCGACCGGACATCTCGCTGGCCCGGCGGGTGCTGGGCTGGCAGCCGGAGATCGGGTTGGACGAGGGACTGCGGCGGTCGTTTGACCGGCAACTCGTCGGGTAG
- a CDS encoding carbamoyltransferase family protein has product MRVLGINAVFHDPAAALVVDGEVVAAAEEERFSRRKHGKRPVPFSAWEQPEQAARWCLERAGLTPADLDAVAYSYDPDLVEPNDVPWEDLRTEYARRAPYFLATALPGLDPAIVRFVPHHVAHAASTGLAAPFGGDCAVLVNDGRGECRSHLAGSYRGHRLETLAAQHLPHSLGLLYEDLTEHLGFLRSSDEYKVMALASYAEPKHLDLLREHVRATEDGGFHITPLDWATLAKRRGPDDEVTREHAELAASVQVRVEEVLLDLVRWLHERTGQKRLTMAGGVALNCVANTRIFAEGPFDEVWVQPAAGDAGTALGAALQVVADAGEPAAAMPGADLGRSWTDAEIEDYLRNAKVAYEEPDDVAVAVAEALAEDKVVAWFQGRSEYGPRALGRRSLLAHPGKAENLERLNNVKGREQFRPIAPMVLADRAAELFDRGPLPSPYMLFVHDVRPEWRDRVPAVVHVDGTARVQTVDPGTEPLMARVIREFDRRTGVPVVVNTSLNTAGRPMVDDPRDALECFGSAPVDLLAIGRFVVRRP; this is encoded by the coding sequence GTGCGCGTGCTCGGTATCAACGCGGTCTTCCACGACCCCGCCGCCGCCCTCGTGGTGGACGGCGAGGTGGTGGCCGCCGCGGAGGAGGAACGCTTCTCCCGGCGCAAGCACGGCAAGCGGCCCGTGCCGTTCTCCGCGTGGGAACAGCCCGAACAGGCCGCCCGCTGGTGCCTGGAGCGCGCCGGGCTGACCCCCGCCGACCTGGACGCGGTCGCCTACTCCTACGACCCGGACCTGGTCGAGCCGAACGACGTGCCGTGGGAGGACCTGCGCACCGAGTACGCGCGCCGCGCGCCGTACTTCCTGGCCACCGCGCTGCCGGGGCTGGACCCGGCGATCGTGCGGTTCGTGCCGCACCACGTGGCGCACGCCGCGTCCACCGGTCTGGCCGCGCCGTTCGGCGGCGACTGCGCCGTGCTGGTCAACGACGGTCGCGGTGAGTGCCGCTCGCACCTGGCGGGCAGCTACCGGGGCCACCGGCTGGAGACGCTGGCCGCGCAGCACCTGCCGCACTCGCTCGGCCTGCTCTACGAGGACCTGACCGAGCACCTGGGCTTCCTGCGCTCCAGCGACGAGTACAAGGTGATGGCGCTGGCCTCCTACGCCGAGCCCAAGCACCTGGACCTGCTGCGCGAGCACGTCCGCGCGACCGAGGACGGCGGGTTCCACATCACGCCGCTGGACTGGGCGACGCTGGCCAAGCGCCGCGGCCCGGACGACGAGGTGACGCGGGAGCACGCCGAGCTGGCGGCGAGCGTGCAGGTGCGCGTCGAGGAGGTGCTGCTGGACCTGGTCCGGTGGCTGCACGAGCGCACCGGGCAGAAGCGGCTGACCATGGCGGGCGGCGTCGCGCTGAACTGCGTGGCGAACACGCGGATCTTCGCCGAGGGGCCGTTCGACGAGGTGTGGGTGCAGCCGGCGGCCGGTGACGCGGGCACGGCGCTCGGCGCGGCGCTCCAGGTGGTGGCGGACGCCGGTGAGCCGGCCGCCGCGATGCCCGGCGCGGACCTGGGCCGATCGTGGACCGACGCCGAGATCGAGGACTACCTGCGCAACGCCAAGGTGGCGTACGAGGAGCCGGACGACGTGGCCGTCGCGGTGGCCGAGGCATTGGCCGAGGACAAGGTGGTGGCCTGGTTCCAGGGTCGCAGCGAGTACGGACCTCGGGCGCTGGGCCGCCGGTCGCTGCTCGCGCACCCCGGCAAGGCCGAGAACCTGGAACGGCTCAACAACGTGAAGGGGCGCGAGCAGTTCCGGCCGATCGCGCCGATGGTGCTGGCCGACCGCGCGGCCGAGCTGTTCGACCGCGGGCCGCTGCCCAGCCCGTACATGCTGTTCGTGCACGACGTGCGGCCCGAGTGGCGTGACCGCGTCCCGGCGGTCGTGCACGTGGACGGCACCGCGCGCGTGCAGACCGTCGACCCGGGCACCGAGCCGCTGATGGCCCGGGTGATCCGGGAGTTCGACCGCCGCACGGGCGTGCCCGTGGTGGTCAACACGAGCCTGAACACGGCCGGGCGGCCGATGGTGGACGACCCGCGTGACGCCCTGGAGTGCTTCGGGTCGGCCCCGGTGGACCTGCTGGCCATCGGCCGGTTCGTGGTGCGCCGGCCATGA
- a CDS encoding glycosyltransferase family 2 protein — protein MSVDYAVVIPTVGRDSLEVVLDALEHGVGPPPREIIVVDDRPEPGPLPPTHSARVLRTGGRGPAAARNAGWRAACCEWVAFLDDDVVPPRDWKQQVTSDLAKLGLDVGASQARIVVPLPEDRRPTDWERGTAGLADARYITADMAYRRAALVHAGGFDERFPRAYREDAELALRVLAHGYRIVNGDRVTTHPVREADFFASLRQQRGNADDALVRRLLGPRWRERMGGAPGRLPWHVATTASGALAVLCGLLGWRKAAVAAGATWAGLTGWFAAQRIAPGPRTRDEVVKMVVTSIAIPPAACAHRLRGEFRHRAVPVEGRQRRRVVPVADALDRLRTRGGPAAGRSRVPRAESSGGGSGVVRS, from the coding sequence ATGAGCGTCGACTACGCGGTGGTGATCCCCACCGTCGGCCGGGACAGCCTGGAGGTCGTGCTGGACGCGCTGGAGCACGGCGTCGGGCCGCCGCCGCGCGAGATCATCGTGGTGGACGACCGGCCCGAGCCCGGACCGCTGCCGCCGACCCACTCGGCGCGCGTGCTGCGCACCGGTGGCCGCGGCCCGGCCGCCGCGCGCAACGCCGGGTGGCGTGCCGCGTGCTGCGAGTGGGTCGCCTTCCTGGACGACGACGTGGTGCCGCCGCGCGACTGGAAGCAGCAGGTGACGTCGGACCTGGCGAAGCTGGGGCTGGACGTGGGCGCGTCGCAGGCGCGGATCGTGGTGCCGCTGCCGGAGGACCGCCGGCCGACCGACTGGGAACGCGGCACGGCCGGGCTGGCGGACGCGCGGTACATCACCGCGGACATGGCCTACCGCCGGGCGGCGCTCGTGCACGCGGGCGGGTTCGACGAGCGGTTCCCGCGCGCGTACCGGGAGGACGCCGAGCTGGCGCTGCGCGTGCTGGCGCACGGGTACCGGATCGTGAACGGCGACCGCGTGACCACGCACCCGGTGCGGGAAGCGGACTTCTTCGCCAGCCTGAGGCAGCAGCGCGGCAACGCCGACGACGCGTTGGTGCGGCGCCTGCTGGGCCCCCGGTGGCGTGAGCGGATGGGCGGCGCACCCGGACGGCTGCCCTGGCACGTGGCCACCACGGCGTCCGGCGCGCTCGCCGTCCTGTGCGGACTGCTCGGGTGGCGGAAGGCGGCGGTGGCGGCCGGTGCCACGTGGGCCGGGCTGACCGGGTGGTTCGCCGCGCAGCGCATCGCGCCCGGACCGCGCACCCGCGACGAGGTGGTGAAGATGGTCGTCACGAGCATCGCCATCCCGCCCGCCGCGTGCGCGCACCGGTTGCGCGGCGAGTTCCGCCACCGGGCCGTGCCGGTCGAGGGACGGCAGCGCCGCCGGGTCGTGCCGGTGGCGGACGCGCTGGACCGGCTGCGCACGCGCGGCGGACCCGCGGCGGGCCGTTCCCGGGTGCCGCGCGCCGAGTCGTCCGGCGGCGGGTCCGGGGTGGTGCGGTCGTGA
- a CDS encoding glycosyltransferase family 9 protein — protein MRVLVLRALGLGDLLTAVPALRGLRRACPDAEITLAAPGWLADAVDRIDAVDRLQPTEGLVPIDYESPDLAVNLHGCGPRSTELLRATHPARLITHGVHVPWPAHQHEVLRWCRLLAQFGIACDPDDLHLPPVPRHDHVVVHPGASHGARRWPADRFAAVARALGPDVVVTGSPAEEPLVREVAQGRSRVGDLAGLLDLVAGARLVICGDTGVAHVATAYRTPSVVLFGPVSPAEWGPRSGPHRALWHGTTGDTFADHPDPGLLGITADEVLDAARSLLGGGPWPGSASSARAMSG, from the coding sequence GTGAGGGTCCTGGTGCTGCGCGCGCTCGGCCTCGGCGACCTGCTCACGGCCGTGCCTGCGCTGCGCGGGTTGCGCCGCGCTTGCCCGGACGCCGAGATCACCCTGGCCGCGCCCGGCTGGCTGGCCGACGCGGTCGACCGGATCGACGCGGTCGACCGGCTGCAACCCACCGAGGGGCTCGTGCCGATCGACTACGAGTCGCCGGACCTCGCGGTCAACCTGCACGGGTGCGGACCGCGGAGCACCGAGCTGCTGCGCGCCACCCACCCCGCCCGGCTGATCACGCACGGCGTGCACGTGCCGTGGCCCGCGCACCAGCACGAGGTGCTGCGGTGGTGCCGGTTGCTGGCGCAGTTCGGCATCGCGTGCGACCCCGACGACCTGCACCTGCCGCCGGTGCCGCGGCACGACCACGTCGTCGTGCACCCCGGGGCGAGCCACGGCGCGCGGCGGTGGCCCGCGGACCGGTTCGCGGCGGTGGCCCGCGCGCTGGGCCCTGACGTGGTGGTCACCGGGAGCCCCGCCGAGGAGCCGTTGGTGCGCGAGGTGGCGCAGGGCCGCTCGCGCGTGGGCGACCTGGCCGGCCTGCTGGACCTCGTGGCCGGCGCACGACTCGTCATCTGCGGCGACACCGGCGTGGCGCACGTCGCCACCGCCTACCGCACGCCGTCCGTGGTGTTGTTCGGACCGGTGTCCCCCGCCGAGTGGGGACCTCGGTCGGGGCCGCACCGGGCGCTCTGGCACGGGACGACCGGCGACACGTTCGCCGACCACCCCGATCCGGGGCTGCTCGGGATCACCGCGGACGAGGTGCTGGACGCCGCGCGATCGCTACTGGGAGGTGGACCGTGGCCAGGATCGGCGTCATCGGCGCGGGCTATGTCGGGCTGA
- a CDS encoding UDP-glucose dehydrogenase family protein, translated as MARIGVIGAGYVGLTTAACFARLGHTVVCADVDEVKVAALGRAEIGAHEPGLGELVAEGLRAGRLRFVLGNAEALSDVDFVFLCVPTPTGRDGAADLSAVHAVLREARGAVRSGCVLVIKSTVPAGTTVRVAELVGRSDVRVVSNPEFLREGHAVDDFLRPQRVVVGSEAEEAARRVVALYAGTGAPALVTGSASAELVKYASNCFLAMKLSYVNSLAELCERVGADIGDVTEGMRLDDRIGASFLEPGPGWGGSCFPKDTRALLSTAEEAHVDFPLLRATIGTNGHQAHRVVAMVRDAVGGSLGGARLGLLGLTFKAGTDDLRDSPALAVASLLAEEGARLTGYDPCVSADCGPVRVLDSAEAVAAGADGLVVLTEWPEFAELDWPNLAAAMTTPVIVDTRNLLPVEKVAEAGFHLVSLGRPTAPR; from the coding sequence GTGGCCAGGATCGGCGTCATCGGCGCGGGCTATGTCGGGCTGACCACCGCGGCGTGCTTCGCGCGGCTCGGGCACACCGTGGTGTGCGCGGACGTGGACGAGGTGAAGGTCGCCGCGCTGGGCCGGGCCGAGATCGGCGCGCACGAGCCGGGGCTGGGCGAGCTGGTCGCGGAGGGCCTGCGGGCCGGGCGGCTGCGGTTCGTGCTCGGCAACGCGGAGGCGTTGTCCGACGTGGACTTCGTGTTCCTGTGCGTGCCGACGCCGACCGGTCGGGACGGCGCGGCCGACCTGTCCGCGGTGCACGCGGTGCTGCGCGAGGCGCGGGGCGCGGTGCGGTCCGGCTGCGTGCTGGTGATCAAGTCGACGGTGCCCGCCGGCACGACCGTGCGGGTGGCGGAGCTGGTGGGCCGGTCGGACGTGCGGGTGGTGTCCAACCCGGAGTTCCTCCGCGAGGGGCACGCGGTGGACGACTTCCTCCGGCCGCAACGGGTCGTGGTCGGGTCGGAGGCCGAGGAGGCCGCGCGCCGGGTGGTCGCGCTGTACGCGGGGACGGGCGCGCCGGCGCTGGTCACCGGCAGCGCGAGCGCGGAGCTGGTGAAGTACGCCAGCAACTGCTTCCTGGCGATGAAGCTCTCGTACGTCAACAGCCTGGCCGAGCTGTGCGAGCGGGTCGGCGCGGACATCGGCGACGTGACCGAGGGCATGCGGCTGGACGACCGGATCGGGGCGTCGTTCCTGGAGCCGGGGCCGGGTTGGGGTGGTTCGTGCTTCCCCAAGGACACCAGGGCGTTGCTGTCCACGGCGGAGGAGGCGCACGTCGACTTCCCGTTGCTGCGGGCGACGATCGGCACGAACGGCCACCAGGCGCACCGCGTGGTGGCGATGGTGCGTGACGCGGTGGGCGGGTCGCTGGGCGGCGCGCGGCTCGGGCTGCTCGGGTTGACGTTCAAGGCGGGCACGGACGACCTGCGTGATTCGCCCGCGCTGGCGGTGGCCTCGCTGCTGGCCGAGGAGGGCGCGCGGCTGACCGGCTACGACCCGTGCGTGTCGGCGGACTGCGGCCCGGTCCGGGTGCTCGACTCGGCGGAGGCGGTGGCGGCAGGCGCGGACGGGCTGGTGGTGCTGACCGAGTGGCCCGAGTTCGCGGAGCTGGACTGGCCGAACCTGGCCGCGGCCATGACCACCCCGGTGATCGTGGACACCCGCAACCTGCTGCCGGTGGAAAAGGTCGCCGAGGCCGGCTTCCACCTGGTCTCGCTGGGCCGGCCGACAGCGCCGAGGTGA
- a CDS encoding VOC family protein: MNVVPDGYHTVTPWIITAGRTAELIDFTVAVLDGVELGRVEADGVVGHAEVRVGDSVVMMFDRPGWPATPAFLRLYVADDAEVLRRAVARGSVVVTEPTELFWGDRVSRLRDPFGNLWWVHQRVAEPTQDELPARMADPAFVAAMAYVQSADFSPAG; this comes from the coding sequence GTGAACGTCGTGCCCGACGGCTACCACACCGTCACGCCCTGGATCATCACCGCCGGCCGCACGGCCGAGCTGATCGACTTCACGGTCGCCGTGCTGGACGGCGTCGAGCTCGGCCGGGTGGAGGCCGACGGGGTGGTCGGCCACGCCGAGGTCCGCGTCGGCGACTCGGTGGTGATGATGTTCGACCGGCCGGGATGGCCCGCCACCCCCGCGTTCCTGCGGCTCTACGTCGCCGACGACGCCGAGGTGCTGCGCCGGGCCGTCGCGCGCGGCTCGGTCGTGGTGACCGAGCCGACCGAGCTGTTCTGGGGCGACCGGGTCAGCCGCCTGCGCGACCCGTTCGGCAACCTGTGGTGGGTGCACCAGCGCGTCGCGGAGCCGACCCAGGACGAGCTGCCCGCCCGGATGGCCGACCCCGCGTTCGTCGCGGCCATGGCGTACGTGCAGAGCGCCGACTTCTCCCCCGCCGGCTGA
- a CDS encoding ABC transporter permease, producing the protein MIAALGVAELKLLLRNRTAAALAVLMPMAAGLYFALAMDGEQTGWTMVVTLQLLFSFGFTVYVTVTTALTARRQDLYLKRLRTGAASDVVVLTGVLLPVVLLGLAQALVLLGISVAAGAPLPARPELLVPALVGGVALSCAAGVATSGVTGTAELAQITTAPFFFALVVGGLFGSNGEVDPWVFLVPGTGLGTLVDAAWGGPTDQVGPAVLAVALWTVAATALATRFFRWDPRG; encoded by the coding sequence ATGATCGCCGCACTGGGCGTGGCCGAGCTGAAGCTCCTGCTGCGCAACCGGACCGCCGCCGCGCTGGCCGTGCTGATGCCGATGGCCGCCGGCCTGTACTTCGCGCTCGCGATGGACGGCGAGCAGACCGGCTGGACGATGGTCGTGACGCTGCAACTGCTGTTCTCGTTCGGGTTCACCGTGTACGTGACGGTGACGACCGCGTTGACCGCCCGCCGCCAGGACCTCTACCTCAAGCGGCTGCGGACGGGCGCGGCGTCCGACGTCGTGGTGCTGACCGGCGTCCTGCTGCCGGTGGTGCTGCTCGGGCTCGCGCAGGCGCTCGTGCTGCTGGGCATCAGCGTGGCGGCGGGCGCGCCCCTGCCTGCCCGGCCCGAGCTCCTGGTGCCCGCGCTGGTCGGCGGCGTGGCGCTGAGCTGCGCGGCGGGCGTGGCCACCAGCGGGGTGACGGGCACGGCCGAGCTGGCCCAGATCACCACCGCGCCGTTCTTCTTCGCGCTGGTCGTCGGCGGCCTGTTCGGCTCGAACGGCGAGGTGGACCCGTGGGTGTTCCTGGTGCCGGGCACGGGCCTGGGCACGCTGGTCGACGCCGCGTGGGGCGGCCCGACCGACCAGGTCGGCCCGGCCGTGCTGGCGGTGGCCCTGTGGACCGTCGCGGCCACCGCCCTGGCCACCCGCTTCTTCCGCTGGGACCCGCGCGGGTAG
- a CDS encoding ABC transporter ATP-binding protein yields the protein MGEKVIDVADLRCRYGDFEAVRGVDFEVRRGELFALLGTNGAGKTTTMETLEGLRAPFGGTVRVLGLDPFRERAALRSRTGIMLQDSGFPADLTAREMVALWGVTSGRRATEDVLARLDLAHRRDVRIKQLSGGERRRLDLALAVLGRPELLFLDEPTTGLDPESRQRTWEVVRGLLAEGTTVVLTTHYLEEAESLAHRLAIMHEGRVAVSGALVDVLAAQPARIEFDLPGPLDVGALPMLSGDVVHRPSGRVEVRTSDLQDDLALLLAWAGREGLRLGRIRAHHASLEDVFHNARTGREVVAA from the coding sequence ATGGGAGAGAAAGTGATCGACGTGGCGGACCTGAGGTGCCGCTACGGCGACTTCGAAGCCGTGCGAGGGGTGGACTTCGAGGTCCGGCGCGGTGAGCTGTTCGCGCTGCTGGGCACCAACGGCGCGGGCAAGACCACCACCATGGAGACGTTGGAGGGGCTGCGCGCCCCGTTCGGCGGCACCGTGCGGGTGCTCGGGCTGGACCCGTTCCGGGAACGGGCGGCGCTGCGGTCGCGCACCGGGATCATGCTGCAGGACAGCGGGTTCCCGGCCGACCTGACCGCGCGCGAGATGGTGGCGCTGTGGGGCGTCACGAGCGGTCGGCGGGCCACCGAGGACGTGCTGGCGCGGCTGGACCTGGCGCACCGGCGCGACGTGCGGATCAAGCAGCTCTCCGGCGGCGAGCGGCGGCGGCTGGACCTCGCGCTCGCCGTGCTGGGGCGGCCCGAGCTGCTGTTCCTGGACGAGCCGACGACCGGGCTCGACCCCGAATCGCGGCAGCGGACGTGGGAGGTCGTGCGGGGCCTGCTGGCCGAGGGCACGACCGTCGTGCTGACCACGCACTACCTGGAGGAGGCCGAGTCGCTCGCGCACCGGCTCGCGATCATGCACGAGGGGCGGGTGGCGGTGTCCGGGGCTCTGGTGGACGTGCTCGCCGCCCAGCCCGCCCGGATCGAGTTCGACCTGCCCGGCCCGCTCGACGTGGGCGCGCTGCCGATGCTGTCCGGCGACGTGGTGCACCGGCCGTCCGGCCGGGTCGAGGTACGCACGTCCGACCTGCAGGACGACCTGGCGCTGCTGCTGGCGTGGGCGGGGCGGGAGGGCCTGCGGTTGGGTCGGATCCGGGCGCACCACGCATCGCTGGAGGACGTGTTCCACAACGCCCGCACGGGCAGGGAGGTCGTGGCCGCATGA
- a CDS encoding sensor histidine kinase, with the protein MTPLNRLRRYTWWTVVAGGVVAGLGTVLDLFTHDYGVLESVALVVAVAVVIGQHTRYMRRAMIGLGRGDGSPWEHAATFAVALGAWAATSGANGFLPAWAMLPALVVAHVGAVTPARGRWPLVAVMTVLSVAVGGLFGGPDAQPAMVLAGAMVLALVFADLAQLWIWDLAVKQEESRRTAEALAVAEERLRFAADLHDIQGHHLQAIALKGELAQRLIGRDDELARQHAGEVAELARTALRETREVVQGYRRASLGTEITNAVGVLRAAGIETTVEGDAADVPPPLQPLFGALVREGTTNVLRHSRARRCDLLIDVVDGQVCVRLRNDGVPADFAGAGKAGAGAGDVGAGLAGLRERFAAVGGRVEGGPARSEGFELVGRAGVGR; encoded by the coding sequence GTGACTCCCCTGAACAGGCTCCGCCGCTACACGTGGTGGACCGTGGTGGCCGGCGGCGTGGTGGCCGGCCTCGGCACGGTGCTCGACCTGTTCACCCACGACTACGGCGTGCTGGAGTCGGTGGCGCTGGTGGTCGCCGTGGCGGTGGTGATCGGCCAGCACACCCGGTACATGCGGCGGGCGATGATCGGGCTGGGGCGCGGCGACGGTTCCCCGTGGGAGCACGCGGCGACGTTCGCCGTGGCGCTGGGCGCGTGGGCGGCGACGAGCGGCGCGAACGGGTTCCTGCCGGCCTGGGCCATGCTGCCCGCGCTGGTGGTCGCGCACGTGGGCGCGGTCACGCCGGCGCGCGGCCGTTGGCCGCTGGTGGCGGTGATGACGGTGCTCTCGGTCGCCGTGGGCGGGCTGTTCGGCGGTCCCGACGCGCAGCCCGCGATGGTCCTGGCGGGCGCGATGGTGCTCGCGCTGGTGTTCGCCGACCTCGCCCAGCTGTGGATCTGGGACCTGGCGGTGAAGCAGGAGGAGAGCCGCCGGACCGCCGAGGCCCTGGCCGTGGCCGAGGAGCGGCTGCGGTTCGCCGCCGACCTGCACGACATCCAGGGCCACCACCTGCAGGCGATCGCGCTGAAGGGCGAGCTGGCGCAGCGGCTGATCGGCCGGGACGACGAGCTGGCCAGGCAGCACGCGGGTGAGGTGGCCGAGCTGGCCCGCACGGCGCTGCGGGAGACCCGCGAGGTGGTGCAGGGCTACCGGCGGGCGAGCCTGGGCACCGAGATCACCAACGCGGTGGGCGTGCTGCGGGCGGCGGGCATCGAGACGACGGTCGAGGGGGACGCGGCGGACGTGCCGCCGCCGTTGCAGCCGCTGTTCGGCGCGTTGGTGCGGGAGGGCACGACGAACGTGCTGCGGCACAGCCGGGCGCGGCGGTGCGACCTGCTGATCGACGTGGTCGACGGCCAGGTGTGCGTGCGGCTGCGCAACGACGGCGTGCCCGCCGACTTCGCGGGTGCGGGCAAGGCCGGCGCCGGCGCGGGCGACGTGGGCGCGGGGCTGGCCGGGCTGCGCGAGCGGTTCGCCGCGGTCGGCGGGCGGGTCGAGGGCGGCCCGGCCCGGTCGGAGGGGTTCGAGCTGGTCGGCAGGGCGGGGGTCGGCCGGTGA
- a CDS encoding response regulator transcription factor, whose translation MIRVVLADDEDLIRGALAALLALEDDIEVVAQASDGEAAVAAVRAHRPDIAVFDLEMPRRDGVLAAEAVRGLDGVAVVIVTRHARPGVLRRALSAGVRGFVPKTTPAAQLASILRDVHAGRRYVDSEIAAAALTEGACPLTARELDVLRYALRGGTVATIAREAHLAAGTVRNYLSSAMTKLGVRTRYEAARLAWDEGWI comes from the coding sequence GTGATCCGCGTGGTGCTGGCCGACGACGAGGACCTGATCCGTGGTGCGCTGGCGGCGTTGCTCGCGCTGGAGGACGACATCGAGGTGGTCGCCCAGGCCAGCGACGGCGAGGCGGCGGTGGCGGCGGTGCGGGCGCACCGGCCCGACATCGCGGTGTTCGACCTGGAGATGCCCCGGCGCGACGGTGTGCTGGCGGCCGAGGCGGTGCGCGGGCTGGACGGCGTCGCGGTGGTCATCGTCACCCGGCACGCGCGGCCCGGCGTGCTGCGGCGGGCGTTGAGCGCGGGCGTGCGCGGCTTCGTGCCCAAGACGACGCCGGCCGCGCAGCTCGCCTCGATCCTGCGGGACGTGCACGCGGGCCGGCGGTACGTGGACTCCGAGATCGCCGCCGCCGCGCTCACCGAGGGCGCGTGCCCGCTGACCGCGCGCGAGCTGGACGTGCTGCGGTACGCGCTGCGAGGCGGCACGGTGGCGACGATCGCGCGCGAGGCCCACCTGGCGGCGGGCACCGTGCGCAACTACCTGTCGTCGGCGATGACCAAGCTGGGCGTGCGCACCCGCTACGAGGCCGCCCGGCTCGCCTGGGACGAGGGCTGGATCTGA